One genomic window of Oryctolagus cuniculus chromosome 11, mOryCun1.1, whole genome shotgun sequence includes the following:
- the LOC100352752 gene encoding protein HP-25 homolog 2: MPGKGGRFLSVAMIALSLVSAVADVGSPEMSKFCNRPGFPGIPGIRGPPGPVGARGLPGFLGLPGFPGAPGDITKCSSPKPAFAVKFRDLLPGPSQPIIFKEVLLNHQDHFNLTTGVFTCTHAGVYHFGFDIDLFRQVVKLGLMKNGIEVLEKEARAEDNNGHVSGSVILKLLAGDRIWLESKLDTTDTEKGLIQSVFFGYLLYENEE, encoded by the exons ATGCCCGGGAAAGGAGGGAGATTTCTCTCGGTGGCCATGATAG CTTTGTCTCTTGTATCAGCTGTGGCTGATGTCGGCTCTCCAGAAATGTCAAAGTTCTGCAACAGACCAGGATTCCCAGGAATTCCAGGGATCCGAGGGCCGCCTGGTCCAGTTGGAGCACGAG GACTCCCTGGCTTTCTAGGCCTACCAGGCTTTCCAGGGGCTCCAGGAGACATCACAAAGTGTTCTTCACCCAAACCTGCCTTTGCAGTGAAGTTCAGAGATctcctcccaggcccctcccagcccaTCATCTTCAAGGAAGTGCTGCTTAACCATCAGGACCACTTCAACCTCACCACGGGAGTGTTCACCTGCACCCACGCTGGCGTGTATCACTTTGGCTTTGACATTGACTTGTTTCGGCAAGTTGTAAAGTTAGGGCTCATGAAAAATGGTATTGAAGTCCTTGAGAAGGAAGCCAGGGCTGAGGACAACAATGGGCATGTTTCTGGAAGTGTCATCTTGAAGCTGTTAGCAGGAGACAGGATCTGGTTGGAATCCAAGCTAGACACTACAGATACTGAGAAAGGATTGATTCAAAGTGTGTTCTTTGGGTATTTGCTCTATGAaaatgaggagtaa
- the LOC100353009 gene encoding LOW QUALITY PROTEIN: pleckstrin homology domain-containing family J member 1 (The sequence of the model RefSeq protein was modified relative to this genomic sequence to represent the inferred CDS: inserted 3 bases in 2 codons; substituted 1 base at 1 genomic stop codon), with the protein MSAQACGGRQRFVPRTIRAKGDIPAITEAPVLKRRLVKLVVNFLFCFRTDEAEPXLERCGVAQEEARGSSIGFLEGPERKYLLGGGSEKQXRQWTEALRRASXAERRIFYRNEIQTMRGKDPLEPFGISAEARLQLSSAPGDGRPAGTGPGLDSRG; encoded by the exons ATGTCAGCTCAGGCATGTGGAGGCCGACAGAGATTTGTTCCCAGGACCATAAGAGCTAAGGGAGACATTCCAGCCATCACAGAGG CCCCGGTGCTGAAGCGGCGCCTGGTAAAGCTGGTGGTGAATTTCCTCTTCTGCTTCCGCACGGACGAGGCCGAGC TGCTGGAGCGCTGCGGGGTCGCCCAGGAGGAGGCGCGGGGCTCCTCCATCGGCTTCCTGGAGGGCCCGGAGAGGAAGTACCTGTTGGGGGGCGGCAGCGAGAAGCAGTGACGGCAGTGGACGGAGGCGCTGCGCAGGGCCAG TGCGGAGCGCCGCATCTTCTACCGGAATGAGATCCAGACGATGAGGGGCAAGGACCCCCTGGAGCCGTTCGGGATCTCCGCGGAGGCCCGCCTCCAGCTCAGCAGCGCGCCCGGCGACGGGCGACCGGCGGGCACCGGGCCCGGGCTGGACTCGCGGGGCTGA